The Zingiber officinale cultivar Zhangliang chromosome 10A, Zo_v1.1, whole genome shotgun sequence genome contains a region encoding:
- the LOC122027202 gene encoding 18.1 kDa class I heat shock protein-like, producing MSIFPSLFGRKTNKPAAASQDPMSLDIWDACEGFSIATTTLALPAASAAVSMDWKETADHHVFLADFPGVKKEEVSIEVEEEKVLKISAQRAKVSEEKGDKWHRLERNHDKFFRSIRLPQDTNTEEMKAKLENGVLVVTVPKKQDKKAQTRLVQIAG from the coding sequence CTAACAAGCCAGCTGCTGCTTCCCAGGATCCCATGTCGCTTGACATCTGGGATGCCTGCGAAGGCTTCTCGATTGCTACCACCACGCTAGCCCTTCCTGCAGCCTCCGCCGCCGTGAGCATGGATTGGAAGGAGACTGCGGACCACCATGTCTTCCTGGCGGACTTCCCCGGAGTGAAGAAGGAGGAGGTGAGCATCGAGGTGGAAGAAGAGAAGGTCCTCAAGATAAGCGCCCAAAGAGCTAAGGTGAGCGAAGAGAAAGGAGATAAGTGGCACCGTTTGGAACGCAACCACGACAAGTTCTTTCGCAGCATAAGGTTACCTCAGGACACCAACACTGAGGAGATGAAGGCCAAGCTGGAGAATGGAGTGCTGGTGGTGACCGTGCCCAAGAAGCAGGACAAGAAGGCGCAGACTAGGCTCGTGCAAATTGCTGGCTAA